A part of Sulfurifustis variabilis genomic DNA contains:
- a CDS encoding RidA family protein: MHPIDVRLNELGIVLPERSRPAGNYLPACRCDRLLFVSGQFPLENGRLKFAGQIGRDLTPEDGYAAARLACLNALAHVRHETDGWQQLDGIVRIDGHISSASEFHGQPKVLDGASDLLKAVLQDRAGHARTVFGHSVLPLNSSIELVVIACLRPTV; this comes from the coding sequence GTGCACCCCATCGATGTGCGTCTCAATGAGCTGGGCATCGTGCTGCCGGAGCGCAGCCGGCCGGCGGGCAATTACCTGCCCGCCTGCCGCTGCGACCGGCTGCTGTTCGTCTCCGGCCAGTTCCCGCTCGAAAACGGGCGGCTCAAGTTCGCCGGACAGATCGGACGCGACCTGACGCCGGAGGACGGCTACGCGGCGGCGCGGTTGGCCTGCCTGAACGCGCTCGCGCACGTCCGGCACGAAACCGACGGCTGGCAGCAGCTCGACGGTATCGTGCGCATCGATGGCCACATCAGCTCCGCGTCGGAATTCCACGGTCAACCGAAAGTCCTGGACGGCGCCTCGGACCTGCTCAAGGCGGTGCTGCAGGATCGGGCGGGTCATGCCCGTACCGTGTTCGGCCACAGCGTGTTGCCCCTGAACAGCAGTATCGAGCTGGTCGTGATCGCGTGCCTTCGGCCGACGGTCTAG
- a CDS encoding glutathione S-transferase family protein, with protein MKLYAHPFSSYCQKVLIALYENGTPFEYRLLAPEHPETAAEHEALWPFRKMPVLVDDGRTVVESSVIIEHLALHHPGPVRLIPEDPRAALDVRMMDRFFDNYVMTPMQKIVLDRLRAPEERDPRGVADARAMLDTAYGWLEKAMAGREWAARDAFSLADCAAAPSLFYADWVHPIGAGFPNVRAYRQRLLARPSFARAVDEARPYRPFFPLGAPDRD; from the coding sequence ATGAAACTGTACGCCCACCCCTTTTCTTCGTACTGCCAGAAGGTGCTCATCGCGCTGTACGAGAACGGCACGCCCTTCGAGTACCGCCTTCTCGCCCCGGAGCACCCCGAGACCGCGGCCGAGCACGAGGCGCTGTGGCCGTTCAGAAAGATGCCGGTGCTCGTCGACGACGGTCGCACGGTGGTGGAGTCGAGCGTCATCATCGAGCACCTCGCGCTTCATCACCCCGGACCGGTCCGGTTGATTCCCGAGGATCCGCGCGCGGCCCTCGACGTGCGGATGATGGACCGCTTCTTCGACAACTACGTCATGACGCCAATGCAGAAGATCGTGCTCGACCGCCTTCGCGCACCGGAGGAACGCGATCCCCGGGGCGTCGCCGACGCGCGCGCGATGCTCGACACGGCCTACGGCTGGCTCGAGAAGGCGATGGCCGGACGGGAGTGGGCCGCCCGCGACGCCTTCAGCCTGGCCGACTGTGCCGCGGCCCCGTCGTTGTTCTATGCGGATTGGGTCCACCCGATCGGCGCCGGCTTCCCGAACGTCCGCGCCTATCGGCAACGGCTGCTCGCGCGGCCTTCGTTCGCGCGCGCGGTCGACGAAGCGCGGCCGTACCGTCCGTTTTTTCCTCTGGGCGCGCCGGACCGCGACTGA
- a CDS encoding MAPEG family protein produces the protein MNKTAILHPVFVLAAWTGFVLLLVPVARIRAALRGRVMADDFKFGESRSVPSDVSIPNRNYMNLLEVPVLFYVVCLLLYAIAASSPIAVALAWSYVALRVVHSAIHLTYNNVIHRLVAFGASNALLVGLWVVAGYRLFPSVAG, from the coding sequence ATGAACAAGACCGCAATCCTTCATCCCGTCTTTGTCCTGGCCGCCTGGACCGGGTTCGTCCTGCTCCTTGTTCCGGTTGCCCGCATACGTGCAGCCTTGCGGGGGCGAGTGATGGCGGACGACTTCAAGTTCGGGGAGTCCAGGTCGGTGCCTTCGGACGTCAGCATCCCCAACCGGAACTACATGAACCTGCTCGAGGTTCCGGTGTTGTTCTACGTGGTCTGCCTCCTGCTGTACGCGATCGCCGCCTCTTCTCCCATCGCTGTCGCGCTGGCCTGGTCTTACGTCGCCCTGCGCGTCGTCCACAGCGCGATCCATCTCACGTACAACAACGTCATTCACCGACTGGTCGCATTCGGCGCGAGCAACGCGTTGCTCGTCGGCCTCTGGGTGGTCGCCGGTTATCGGCTCTTCCCCTCGGTGGCCGGTTGA
- a CDS encoding DUF2934 domain-containing protein, producing MAKAKGKATATVKTFPGKTALTTEERHRMIAEAAYLRAEARGFRDGDPLEDWLTAEAEFDRKRSGTRAA from the coding sequence ATGGCCAAAGCAAAAGGCAAGGCGACAGCGACCGTCAAGACGTTTCCCGGAAAGACCGCCCTCACGACCGAAGAGCGGCACCGGATGATTGCCGAAGCGGCGTACCTCCGCGCGGAAGCGCGCGGCTTTCGGGACGGTGATCCGCTCGAAGACTGGCTGACGGCCGAGGCGGAGTTCGATCGCAAGCGGTCCGGGACCCGCGCGGCGTAA
- a CDS encoding AraC family transcriptional regulator, producing the protein MAVRISPDSPEFVPETPEFDLLSDVLHALRLRVGLFKQGSYSGSWALDSTGINRAVFHLVGRGQAWLHRQGEREPLVLRGGDLAMFPHADWHQLSGTPRRERGMRTDATGEGPFTTVLCAMVDFGAGGLNPIMQALPGVIVVRSEDQETSAPLHALARLMVAEFEAGAAGRQGVLDRFAEVMFVLVLRHHMQRARGLTGFLAALKDERIARALTALHRAPGEGWRVETLARAAGMSRTVFAERFVALLGVTPMHYLATWRMHLAEDMLKERRSSVAQIAERLGYQTEAAFRRAFRRVRGVGPGDVRRRARAGVHASG; encoded by the coding sequence ATGGCCGTACGAATAAGCCCAGACAGTCCGGAATTCGTACCCGAAACGCCGGAGTTCGATCTCCTTTCGGACGTGCTGCACGCCCTTCGGTTGCGCGTCGGGTTGTTCAAGCAGGGCAGCTACAGCGGTTCGTGGGCGCTGGATTCGACCGGTATCAACCGGGCGGTCTTTCACCTCGTCGGACGCGGCCAGGCGTGGTTGCACCGCCAGGGCGAGCGCGAGCCCCTGGTCCTGCGGGGCGGCGATCTGGCCATGTTCCCACACGCCGATTGGCACCAGCTCTCGGGCACTCCCAGGCGCGAACGGGGAATGCGCACGGACGCGACCGGCGAGGGACCATTCACCACGGTGCTGTGCGCGATGGTCGACTTCGGGGCGGGCGGGTTGAACCCGATCATGCAGGCGCTGCCCGGAGTGATCGTGGTGCGCAGCGAAGACCAGGAGACCTCCGCGCCGCTGCACGCGCTCGCCCGCCTGATGGTCGCCGAGTTCGAGGCCGGCGCAGCCGGCCGGCAGGGCGTGCTCGACCGTTTCGCGGAGGTCATGTTCGTGCTGGTGCTGCGACACCATATGCAGCGGGCGCGGGGACTCACTGGCTTTCTCGCCGCGCTCAAGGACGAGCGCATCGCGCGTGCGCTGACCGCGCTTCATCGGGCTCCGGGAGAGGGCTGGCGCGTGGAGACGCTCGCGCGCGCGGCCGGCATGTCGCGCACCGTCTTCGCCGAGCGTTTCGTTGCGCTGCTCGGCGTCACACCGATGCATTACCTCGCGACCTGGCGCATGCATCTCGCGGAGGACATGCTCAAGGAACGACGGTCCTCCGTGGCGCAGATCGCGGAGCGGCTGGGCTATCAGACGGAAGCCGCGTTTCGCCGTGCGTTTCGGCGCGTGCGCGGCGTCGGCCCGGGCGACGTGCGGCGCCGCGCACGCGCCGGTGTGCACGCGAGCGGGTGA
- a CDS encoding alpha/beta hydrolase — protein MVMIHGMWGGPWHWTAYRDVFESAGYRCVAVTLPFHDMEPRGIPDPRLATASLLDYAAAIEREIKRLGEKPIVMGHSLGGLLAQMLAARGLARALVLIAPASPAGILPITPTVIRSFWRIGTTWAFWRKPVRPAFADVSYALLHRFPEAERRKLYERFVYESGRAIFEIGFWPLDSRRAANVDASKVDCPVLVLAGAQDRITPASVVRKVARRYQAVATYKEYDGLAHWLVGEPGWEEVAAYALAWLERNRDAGGKR, from the coding sequence ATAGTCATGATCCACGGCATGTGGGGCGGGCCGTGGCACTGGACGGCATATCGGGACGTGTTCGAGTCGGCCGGTTACCGCTGCGTCGCCGTCACGCTGCCGTTCCATGACATGGAGCCCCGCGGCATCCCGGATCCGAGGCTCGCAACCGCGAGTCTGCTCGACTACGCTGCGGCGATCGAGCGCGAGATCAAACGGCTCGGCGAAAAGCCGATCGTCATGGGCCATTCCCTGGGCGGGCTGCTCGCCCAGATGCTCGCTGCCCGCGGACTGGCGAGGGCGCTCGTGCTGATCGCGCCGGCATCGCCCGCCGGGATCCTGCCGATCACCCCGACGGTGATACGAAGCTTTTGGCGGATCGGTACCACCTGGGCATTCTGGCGAAAGCCGGTGCGGCCGGCGTTCGCCGACGTCTCCTACGCGCTGCTGCACCGGTTCCCGGAAGCGGAACGGCGGAAGCTCTACGAGAGATTCGTGTACGAGTCCGGAAGGGCGATCTTCGAGATCGGCTTCTGGCCGCTCGATTCACGACGTGCCGCGAACGTCGACGCCTCGAAGGTCGACTGCCCGGTCCTGGTATTGGCCGGCGCGCAAGACCGGATCACGCCGGCGTCCGTCGTACGCAAAGTCGCGCGACGGTATCAGGCGGTGGCGACGTACAAAGAGTACGACGGGCTCGCCCATTGGCTGGTGGGCGAACCAGGATGGGAGGAAGTGGCGGCCTACGCCCTGGCCTGGCTCGAGCGGAATCGGGATGCGGGCGGCAAGCGGTGA
- a CDS encoding carboxymuconolactone decarboxylase family protein codes for MPRTLDHFKEEFPRTWTAYEQLRNACDTEGPLDRKVAELIKIGISTALEHEGGLIAHVSQARKAGATEKEIEHAILVATGLAGFPAVLQASELARDYLEAQAD; via the coding sequence ATGCCGCGGACACTCGACCACTTCAAGGAGGAGTTCCCCAGGACCTGGACGGCCTACGAGCAGCTGCGCAACGCGTGCGATACCGAGGGACCTCTGGACCGCAAGGTCGCCGAGCTGATCAAGATCGGCATCTCCACCGCGCTCGAGCACGAGGGCGGTCTCATCGCCCACGTCTCGCAGGCGCGCAAGGCCGGCGCCACGGAGAAGGAGATCGAACACGCGATTCTCGTGGCGACCGGCCTGGCGGGGTTTCCCGCCGTGCTTCAGGCGTCCGAGCTGGCGCGGGACTACCTGGAAGCACAGGCGGACTGA
- a CDS encoding carboxymuconolactone decarboxylase family protein: MNRFTVHSLETAPAGSRPLLEGLHKAFGFVPNLYAVLAESPAALKGALAIGEAFSRSTLSPAEQQLVALAVSEANDCRFCVAAHSTLAKHAAKADPAAVAAARAREPLADPKLDALVIFTRKVVEQRGWVAEGDVATFLEAGYTRAQVIEVLLGVGMKTFNNYVDHIAHVPLNDQFKAEAWQPKRKVA; this comes from the coding sequence ATGAACCGCTTCACCGTACACAGCCTGGAAACCGCGCCGGCCGGCAGCCGGCCGCTGCTGGAAGGCCTGCATAAGGCCTTCGGCTTCGTTCCCAACCTCTACGCCGTGCTGGCCGAGTCCCCCGCCGCGCTGAAGGGGGCGCTCGCGATCGGCGAGGCCTTTTCGAGATCCACGCTCTCCCCCGCGGAGCAACAGCTCGTGGCGCTCGCCGTGTCCGAGGCGAACGACTGCCGGTTCTGCGTCGCGGCACATTCGACCCTGGCCAAGCACGCGGCCAAAGCGGACCCGGCGGCGGTCGCCGCGGCACGGGCCCGCGAGCCGCTCGCAGACCCGAAGCTCGACGCGCTCGTGATCTTCACCCGCAAGGTGGTCGAGCAGCGCGGTTGGGTGGCGGAGGGCGATGTCGCGACGTTCCTCGAGGCGGGCTACACCAGGGCGCAGGTCATCGAGGTGCTGCTCGGCGTAGGCATGAAGACGTTCAACAACTACGTGGACCACATCGCGCACGTGCCGTTGAACGATCAGTTCAAGGCGGAGGCCTGGCAGCCGAAACGAAAGGTGGCGTGA
- a CDS encoding GlsB/YeaQ/YmgE family stress response membrane protein encodes MSWIIALIIGGIVGWLASIIMKTNAEMGIIANVLVGVVGSLLGNWIAGLLGIVAQGNILRFLIALGGAVLLILILQQVGFFRKRAAEHRH; translated from the coding sequence ATGAGCTGGATTATTGCATTGATCATTGGCGGCATCGTCGGCTGGCTCGCGAGCATCATCATGAAGACGAACGCGGAGATGGGCATCATCGCGAACGTGCTCGTCGGTGTCGTCGGCTCGTTGCTCGGCAACTGGATCGCCGGGTTATTGGGCATCGTGGCCCAGGGCAACATCCTGCGGTTCCTCATCGCGTTGGGCGGCGCGGTGCTGCTGATTCTGATCCTGCAGCAGGTGGGCTTCTTCCGGAAGCGTGCGGCCGAGCACCGGCATTAG
- a CDS encoding HU family DNA-binding protein, with product MAKANMKPTTKSEIYAYIAEKTNLKRKDVAGVFENLNALIKRDLNPKKGPGVVNLAGLMKIKVIRKPAQPARKGINPFTKEEVMFKAKPARNVVKVQPLKSLKGMV from the coding sequence ATGGCGAAAGCCAACATGAAACCGACGACCAAGTCCGAGATCTACGCCTATATCGCGGAGAAGACGAACCTCAAGCGCAAAGACGTCGCAGGCGTGTTCGAGAACCTGAATGCCCTGATCAAGCGCGACCTGAATCCCAAGAAGGGTCCCGGAGTGGTCAACCTCGCCGGTCTGATGAAGATCAAGGTCATCCGCAAGCCGGCGCAGCCGGCGCGCAAGGGGATCAACCCGTTCACCAAGGAAGAGGTGATGTTCAAGGCCAAGCCGGCCCGCAACGTGGTGAAGGTCCAGCCGCTGAAGTCCCTCAAGGGAATGGTCTGA
- a CDS encoding fatty acid desaturase, giving the protein MPSVARIKQQKRAIIDRYARPDNLKGFAQTLTTLLPLSLLWWAAAPSTGVSYGLTAGIGLLMTLFLLRVFVLMHECGHGSLFRTARLNRAFGFVFGVVSGMPQYVWSEHHAFHHATNGNWEKYRGPLAIVTVDEYAAMTERQRRQYRRARSIWMAPVGGFLYLIFNPRVNWLRGTLGMVGHVLRGKIAQPRVSIRAHAASFRTPYWRSAREYGHMFWNNVVLLGAWAAMSWSIGPALFFPLYVATLSIAGGAAIVLFAVQHNFEHAYASATDGWDYDTAAIKGTSFLVLPRWLHWFTANIGYHHIHHLSARIPNYRLVECHEEHEHLFADVTRIRLSRIPAALKYILWDTRARRIASVNEVQPG; this is encoded by the coding sequence GTGCCATCCGTAGCGCGCATCAAGCAGCAGAAACGGGCCATCATCGATCGGTACGCCAGGCCGGACAACCTGAAGGGCTTCGCCCAGACGCTCACCACCCTGTTGCCGCTCTCCCTCCTCTGGTGGGCCGCCGCTCCGAGCACCGGGGTGTCGTACGGGCTGACCGCCGGCATCGGGCTGCTGATGACGCTGTTTCTGCTCCGGGTCTTCGTGCTGATGCACGAATGCGGCCACGGCAGCCTGTTCCGCACCGCCCGGCTGAACCGGGCATTCGGCTTCGTCTTCGGCGTCGTGTCGGGCATGCCGCAGTACGTGTGGTCCGAGCACCACGCCTTCCACCACGCGACCAACGGCAACTGGGAAAAGTACCGCGGGCCGCTCGCCATCGTCACGGTCGACGAATACGCGGCGATGACGGAGAGGCAACGGCGTCAGTATCGGCGCGCACGCAGCATCTGGATGGCGCCCGTCGGGGGATTCCTGTACCTGATCTTCAACCCGCGCGTGAACTGGCTCAGGGGCACGCTCGGCATGGTCGGTCACGTACTGAGAGGGAAGATCGCGCAGCCGCGCGTATCGATCCGGGCGCACGCGGCAAGCTTCAGGACGCCCTACTGGCGCTCCGCCCGGGAGTACGGGCACATGTTCTGGAACAACGTGGTGCTGCTCGGCGCATGGGCGGCGATGTCATGGTCCATCGGGCCCGCCCTCTTCTTCCCGCTTTACGTCGCGACCCTGTCCATCGCCGGAGGCGCCGCCATCGTGCTCTTCGCCGTGCAGCACAACTTCGAGCACGCGTACGCGAGCGCGACCGACGGTTGGGACTACGATACGGCGGCGATCAAGGGCACGAGCTTCCTGGTCCTGCCCCGCTGGCTGCACTGGTTCACCGCCAATATCGGCTATCACCACATCCACCACCTCTCCGCCCGAATTCCGAATTACCGCCTGGTCGAGTGTCACGAGGAGCACGAACACCTGTTTGCCGACGTCACCCGCATCCGGCTGTCCCGCATCCCCGCCGCGCTGAAATACATACTATGGGACACGCGCGCCCGCCGGATCGCATCCGTGAACGAGGTCCAGCCGGGCTGA
- a CDS encoding class I SAM-dependent methyltransferase, whose translation MSPRWKRRSAVLLLVVAGLIALAAAQLPYVPFVHGTRAQEVERLAEWLEVRPGTRIADLGAGKGTYAVALARRVGPEGRVYATEVDDELLAGIRRSAAEAKLSNVEAIRGAVSSTRLPEGCCDALFSRLVYHHLTEARDINADVFRALRPGGRYLVIDFEPGSLLDWIAGSETAERHGGHGTPTETVLREAKAAGFQVLRGPEPWRGRTYAVLFERP comes from the coding sequence ATGTCACCCCGATGGAAGCGACGGTCCGCCGTTCTGCTGCTGGTGGTCGCCGGCCTGATCGCGCTGGCAGCCGCGCAGCTGCCGTACGTGCCGTTCGTGCACGGCACGCGCGCGCAGGAGGTCGAGCGCCTGGCCGAATGGCTGGAAGTGCGGCCGGGGACGCGCATCGCCGATCTCGGTGCCGGCAAGGGGACGTACGCGGTGGCGCTGGCGCGCCGTGTCGGACCGGAAGGCCGGGTGTACGCGACCGAGGTCGACGACGAGCTCCTCGCCGGCATCCGGCGGTCGGCGGCCGAGGCGAAGCTTTCGAATGTCGAGGCGATCCGCGGCGCCGTATCGAGCACCCGTCTTCCGGAAGGTTGCTGCGATGCTTTGTTCAGCCGCCTCGTCTACCACCATCTCACCGAGGCGCGCGACATCAACGCCGATGTCTTTCGCGCCCTCCGGCCCGGCGGCCGGTACCTCGTCATCGACTTCGAGCCGGGCAGCCTCCTCGACTGGATCGCCGGGTCCGAGACGGCCGAACGGCACGGCGGGCACGGCACGCCGACGGAAACGGTGCTGCGGGAGGCAAAGGCGGCCGGCTTTCAGGTCCTGCGCGGGCCCGAGCCGTGGCGGGGCCGGACCTACGCCGTGCTGTTCGAGCGGCCTTAG
- a CDS encoding TusE/DsrC/DsvC family sulfur relay protein, with the protein MQIPQRDGDGYLVDRDAWTPEIARAMAEADGVALDEVKWSHIEKARDYYEQFGVVPPIRKFAKFIEEDQKDLFKLWLTGPMKPITKYGGLPKPTGCV; encoded by the coding sequence ATGCAAATTCCGCAACGTGATGGGGACGGTTACCTGGTCGATCGCGACGCGTGGACGCCGGAGATCGCGCGGGCCATGGCCGAGGCCGACGGCGTCGCGCTCGACGAGGTGAAGTGGTCTCACATCGAGAAGGCGCGCGATTACTACGAGCAGTTCGGCGTGGTGCCGCCGATCCGCAAGTTCGCCAAGTTCATCGAGGAGGATCAGAAAGACCTGTTCAAGCTCTGGCTGACGGGCCCGATGAAGCCGATCACGAAGTACGGCGGTCTGCCCAAGCCGACGGGCTGCGTCTGA
- the gcvA gene encoding transcriptional regulator GcvA gives MKDARVRIPPLNALRAFEAAARHLSLVAAANELCVTPAAISHQIKGLEDYIGMPLFKRVKRRVVLTDQGQLILPELKQAFALIEHAIGHLTKVESRDVLTVSATPAFAAKWLLPRIHLFRERHPEIDVRLDATHEVEDLGRAQVDVAIRFGTGDYPGLESRSLRPGIPEKVYPVCSPALLEGAHPLKEPSDLRYHTLLHDDTIKGTGVLPSWKTWLASAGIDSVPATRGLHFSNPVLAIDAAINGQGVALSCSFVVADDVAAGRLVRPFDTPCDLEHNYYVVHPRSRAGDKVEKFYKWLVAMRDEMDNREKGDGSRRHAGAAGNAPSAKRG, from the coding sequence ATGAAAGACGCCAGGGTCCGCATTCCGCCGCTCAATGCCCTGCGGGCCTTCGAAGCCGCGGCACGGCATTTGAGCCTGGTGGCGGCCGCGAACGAGCTCTGCGTCACGCCGGCGGCGATCAGCCACCAGATCAAGGGGCTGGAGGACTACATCGGGATGCCGCTCTTCAAGCGGGTCAAGCGACGGGTGGTGCTCACCGACCAGGGGCAGTTGATCCTGCCGGAACTGAAACAGGCGTTTGCCCTGATCGAGCACGCGATAGGCCATCTGACCAAGGTCGAATCGCGGGACGTGCTCACGGTCAGCGCCACACCCGCCTTTGCCGCCAAGTGGCTGCTGCCGCGCATCCATCTGTTCCGCGAACGACACCCGGAGATCGACGTCCGCCTGGACGCTACCCACGAGGTGGAAGATCTGGGGCGCGCGCAGGTGGACGTGGCGATCCGCTTCGGAACGGGCGACTACCCCGGCCTCGAGAGCAGATCGCTCCGTCCCGGCATTCCGGAGAAGGTGTACCCGGTCTGCAGCCCGGCGCTCCTGGAGGGCGCGCATCCGCTGAAGGAGCCGAGCGATCTGCGCTACCACACGCTGCTGCACGACGACACCATCAAGGGAACCGGAGTGCTGCCCAGCTGGAAAACCTGGCTCGCGTCGGCCGGGATCGACAGCGTGCCCGCCACCCGCGGACTGCACTTCAGCAACCCCGTGCTGGCGATCGATGCCGCCATCAACGGCCAGGGCGTGGCGCTGAGCTGCAGCTTCGTCGTGGCCGACGACGTCGCGGCGGGGCGTCTGGTCCGCCCGTTCGACACGCCCTGCGACCTGGAACACAACTATTATGTCGTCCATCCGCGGAGTCGAGCGGGCGACAAGGTGGAAAAGTTTTACAAGTGGCTCGTGGCCATGCGTGACGAGATGGATAACCGGGAAAAAGGAGACGGATCTCGCCGCCACGCCGGAGCGGCCGGCAACGCTCCGTCCGCAAAGCGGGGATAG
- a CDS encoding quinone oxidoreductase family protein: MKAAYMTRFGGPEVFAVGDLATPQVRPGHVLVRVEAAGLNYYDTLVRRGAVSQAIPLPHVPGSDIVGRVETAADDVERFRPGDAVIVAPGFPVDEADWQAEKENFAPSYYPGGTFNHGGYAQYMLIHQRWLLKNDTGLPAEELATIPLVLVTAMHTVGTLGQAGPGMRMLVHAGASGSGSMAIQVAKALGASVMTTVSTPRKADLARRLGADEVVFYRERNFADAAKEWTGGDGVDVVIDNLGGSAMRDNVRATRWGGRIVNYGLVAGLETTLPNIYEFFRGQYQLIGSFMGTLGELERGLRLVKAGKVKPVLDEALPLNRVREAHARVDNHQVAGNLALLPWT, from the coding sequence ATGAAAGCCGCTTACATGACCCGCTTCGGCGGGCCCGAGGTATTCGCCGTGGGGGATCTGGCCACCCCGCAGGTGCGTCCCGGCCATGTCCTGGTGCGCGTCGAGGCGGCCGGGCTCAACTACTACGACACGCTGGTGCGCCGGGGCGCCGTCAGCCAGGCGATCCCGCTTCCCCACGTCCCGGGATCGGACATCGTCGGCCGGGTCGAGACCGCGGCGGACGACGTCGAAAGGTTCAGGCCCGGCGACGCGGTCATCGTCGCCCCGGGATTTCCGGTCGACGAGGCCGACTGGCAGGCGGAGAAGGAGAACTTCGCCCCGAGCTATTACCCGGGCGGCACGTTCAATCACGGCGGTTACGCGCAGTACATGCTGATCCACCAGCGCTGGCTGCTGAAGAACGACACCGGCCTGCCGGCGGAAGAGCTCGCGACGATCCCGCTCGTGCTGGTCACCGCGATGCACACGGTCGGCACGCTCGGACAGGCCGGCCCGGGCATGCGCATGCTGGTCCACGCGGGCGCCTCGGGCAGCGGCAGCATGGCCATCCAGGTCGCCAAGGCGCTGGGCGCGTCCGTGATGACGACCGTGAGCACGCCACGGAAGGCCGACCTGGCTCGACGTCTGGGCGCCGATGAAGTCGTCTTCTACCGGGAACGGAACTTCGCGGACGCCGCGAAGGAATGGACGGGCGGCGACGGCGTCGACGTCGTGATCGACAACCTGGGCGGAAGCGCCATGCGCGACAACGTGCGTGCCACGCGCTGGGGCGGACGGATCGTCAACTACGGCCTGGTGGCCGGCCTGGAAACCACGCTGCCCAATATCTACGAGTTCTTCCGCGGCCAGTATCAGCTGATCGGCTCCTTCATGGGCACGCTGGGGGAGCTCGAACGGGGTCTGCGGCTCGTCAAGGCGGGCAAGGTGAAGCCGGTGCTGGACGAGGCCTTGCCGCTGAACCGGGTGCGCGAGGCCCATGCCCGCGTGGATAATCACCAGGTCGCCGGTAACCTGGCGCTGCTTCCCTGGACATAG
- a CDS encoding rhodanese-like domain-containing protein produces MNVLVKTKFLSLALSALGAAAFSGTAPAEEPPCPFHENRSGLCGYYHSEISPARAFADTVASRGKWGSPSKQPVIIDVRSTPEYKAGHPEHAYNVPYPYIYQYCDEAGRAPDGACAGGKVAEIAQDPAAFADYVESLVPDKSTPIYTLCRTGVRSVNAANVLTDRGYTNVRNIWEGFVGIYLTAPQKQADGTTKTVSVDINHDGVLNDGDKNGWRYHQALPYDTRLLPPLIYQPYAYLYDMAD; encoded by the coding sequence ATGAACGTTCTCGTCAAAACCAAGTTTCTCTCCCTCGCTCTATCCGCGCTCGGCGCCGCCGCGTTCTCGGGGACGGCCCCGGCCGAGGAACCACCGTGTCCGTTCCACGAGAACCGCTCGGGACTGTGCGGCTACTATCATTCGGAAATCAGCCCCGCCCGCGCTTTCGCGGACACGGTCGCCAGCCGCGGCAAGTGGGGCAGCCCCTCGAAGCAGCCCGTGATCATCGACGTACGCAGCACTCCGGAATACAAGGCCGGTCATCCGGAGCACGCCTACAACGTCCCTTATCCCTACATCTATCAATACTGCGACGAAGCGGGCCGCGCCCCCGACGGTGCGTGCGCGGGCGGTAAGGTGGCCGAGATCGCGCAGGACCCCGCTGCCTTCGCCGACTACGTCGAGAGCCTCGTTCCGGACAAGAGCACGCCGATCTACACCCTGTGCCGCACCGGCGTCCGGAGCGTCAACGCGGCGAACGTCCTGACCGACCGCGGTTACACCAACGTGCGCAACATCTGGGAGGGATTCGTCGGCATCTACCTGACGGCGCCCCAGAAGCAGGCGGACGGAACCACCAAGACGGTGTCCGTCGATATCAACCACGACGGCGTCCTGAACGACGGCGACAAGAACGGATGGCGCTATCACCAGGCGCTCCCCTACGACACGCGTCTGCTGCCGCCGTTGATCTATCAGCCGTACGCCTACCTGTACGACATGGCCGACTGA